TtagttgcattattattataaatatgaacTTTCACTATTGTATAAATGAACCATtactattttgaaaattgacCTACTTGAGATACATCATTATAATATAGTTGCGTACAATTGCGAAAATGAACCTGTAATTTTTGCAAATGAACTTGTAATATTATGATATTTAATCCGTTGTGTTCACTTGATGTTAAATATATGGGTAAACATCATGCAATTGATGACACAAACTAGTTGTTTGTTTTCTCTCCGAGATTGTCGGTCGTTGGCTGATGGGCGGTATTTCGGCGGACACTTTGGGCAGGTTGAGTCAACTCCAAGTACTGAGTCTCCGTTCAAATAGGCTCACCAGCTCCAAGCCAATGGGAGCATTGGTTCTTGGTGCtttaatatgttaaatatatatatatatatatatatagtcatatactagtagtactaaaaacaataatttgatATCAAAAATATTTCAGTACTCGCTACTTCATTTACGATGTCTAAGCCTAAAAttctttaattcttaattaGGTATTGTTTGGCATCCATTGTAGGCCCGCATGTATCAAAGAAGCATGAACACGTACTTGCACATTGTAGGCCCTTTTATCTCTTTCCCTATCTATCAATTATACCTTTAATAAATACAATACACGTAACATGAATATAATATGCCAACAATTAATGTTGTTGGGATGATAAATCCAGTTCTGTGGGCCCAAATGGATGGGATAAGCAATGGGCCAGGAAGGAATTGGACAGCTTAGTCTAAGAGTCTCAATTTGGTCAATATTAATAGTTGGAACATGAGGAATGGTTTGAACAATATGTTGTTGGGTTGGAAGGAAGTACCAAagtatggcaaattattgtccACGCAACTATGTGGATCAGGGTTCAAAATAACGTCattttaatgttaaaaataaaattcttactCTTCACATTGTTAGAACAATGAATATTCTGGattaagataatgtattttatgagatAGAATAgtgtactttatatgtgttagaataatgaaatttttagggtaaaataatatattttatgagttagaataatgtactttatgtgttagaataataaattttaggaataaggttcaaattgaccgctgaacgtaacctgaaaatgcaattaggccactgaatttaaaaaaaaagtacaattaggccactaaacactccaaatgtatgcaatttcacctgttAGCAGGTTGCCATACATTTCATCATGTTACTTGCTTACGTGAACGGTGAgttagcattttaaaataatttttaataataaactattaaaataaaaattaaaataattaaaaacttttaaaaaaaaaaaacacacacacacacacctgcTGCCAACTACCCCACCCCTTTAATAATACCCTTGCCACCTTGATAGGAAACAtgtggatgaatcaaatttaatttatttattattactattattattattattattattattattattattatttacagaaagtcaacttctttcacagaacaatttttgctttattatggtgtgtgtgtgtgttttttttaagaaaaatattttatttttatattttaatagtttattattaaaaattattttaaaatgtcaaattcACCGTCCACATAAGcaaagtaacctgatgaaatggatggtaaccagCTATGAGGTGGAATtacatacatttggagtgttcagtgacctaattgcactttttaggTTCAATGGCATAATTGCACTTTgaagttacgttcagtggccaattcgaaccttattcctaaattttatgagttagaataatatataatatactttatgtgttagaataatgaaagatattgtattttatgagttagaatattgtattttatgtgttagaataatgtattataagttaaaataatgtactttatgtgtttttggaaGTGAACCATagtctacacaataataattggcAAAGTACATGCATGTCGTTCGTTCTAATAGTCGAGGAATCGGTAGAGGTCGTTGAAATATCATATTATTCGGTTGAAATAAGGTCTTAAGGTAATAAAATGTATGAATGTTATTTTACTTGGTAAGGAATCAGTAAAGGTCGTTCAAACAACGTGTTTTGACGGAGGTATTAAGTTGACAAAGTGTATGGATATCATTTTAATTGCTAATGAATCAGTTAAGGTCGTTCAAATAacatgtttggttggaaggagaAACTCAGGCTGGTATAGTAGTAAAGTGCATTATTGTTCTACTTATAACGATTTACTCAAGTTCATATGATGGCATGGCTATCTAGTATGTCGGAGTGAGCAAAATATGCCAAATTCGTTCCAATCCGTTTTGATTCAATTCGTATCCACTTAAAGTGGATGGATATGGAtctatttagggtgtgtttggaaagcaggaaaatgacttctggaaaatgttttctggaaaatgagtcattttccggaaaatgatttcatttccagtgttggGATGttttatggaaaactgtctttgagtgtttggttcattttttggaaaatgggtagaattatataattaaatattttaattattttatttaaatataaaaattataataatattaaaatatattatttatttaaaaaaactttaaattaaaaattaaaaaaatttaaaaaaaaacaaaaaaaaaacctaaatcTATGATTTCCGGCGGAAACTTGTATGGTTTCCGCCATAGACCAAACCAATACACATGTACTGGTCTAtggcggaaaccagagcagccATGGTTTCCGTCGGAAACCAGATATTGTCCAACGTCCTTGGTTCATTTCCGCAGCTACGCCACtgttccgaaaaatgactttcggaaaAAATTTCGAAAGTTGTTTTCCGGAAATTTGgcttgattttccttggtcaacggaaattgttttccgttgaccgtaTTTTCCATGTGTTCCCAAACAaaggaaacccggaaaatgatttccggaaatcattttccgggtttccaaacacacccttagtgaaAATTCTTTACTTATGGGTTAGATACGAATGTGACTTCAAAAAAATTCACTATATCCAATCCGCTCCGCTGATTCATTACCAAAACGATCCATTACTAAAACGaagtagttatatatatatatatatataaacttcgGATGGTCGAACGGTAGGCTAACACCACCAGAAAATCGACTAATGCTTGATCAGAAATTAGAGTGACTTCTCAGCCCTCTTTGTATTATAGATTGCTTAAAATTGCTGGTGAGTGCAGAGAATTGTTTATGCCTCTCTCAAGGCCTTGAACTCCTATTTATACATGCTAAGAGGAATTTCTCTCTTTGGAAACTCTAAACTACCATATTCAAGTTAGgaactctttccttattacatttagacATCCTAATCTGTCttgattttccttccatatctTCCGCCTTCCACCGCCTAACGCTTTTAAGAAACTCTCATAACCGCCTTTCTTACCAGGACTTCCCTATATACTTCGGCCCCAGCCCCTAAGTTGGTCCGCCGACTCCTCTCCTTAGGTATGTCCCTTCTTCCATGGTAATTAAATGTTTCAATGACATTTGTTCAATCACTCTCAGtctaagatcttcagctgccttgACACCTCTTTAACAAAACCTCGACCGACTGACTCCTCATCGACCGCCCTACACCGTACCATCGTGCCTTCCTCTGAGTCTTTCAAGCTCGGCCTCTCCGTTCCTCTTTCCTTCTTCATCAGTCAACCTTCCCTACTTATACCGAGCTACTAGCTAGTATCGAGTCTTAGCCTATCCCCCATCAATATATATCTTAAACAATTATTAAATTTCGAAGCGACTTTTCTAATAAAGATTAGGAAATATTTTTGTCTAattacttgtattttttttttaaaaaaaaagcataattgattattttgattCATCTGAAAAAATGGGTTCATGGAACAATAATGAACTGACACTAAAaccaagaaaaaataaatgtttgtgcGCGTTTCGCGCATAGCAAGCGCCCAACGGGCGCGTGCACTGTATGCGCCTGAGGCGTGACagcttatttaatttattttttttttaaatcatttttgttttattttttttcctcccatcCCATTTTCTCTATTCTAATCACACTtgcaaaaactcctcaaaaatcgCGAAATAACTCTActaataaggatgctcttagttaTAACTCACTGAAGCaatcattataccgtggaccctgatccaatacacaaaatttgacttcataatgtacataattcatgtttataatacacatacacataaacacgatataatgaacatgaattatgtgtattataaacatgaattatgtgtattatgaacataaattttgtgcattatgaacatgaattatgtgtattatattaagtgtttaattcatgttcattatatcatgtttatgtgtgtgtaatatgaacatgaattatgtgtattgtaaacatgaattttgtactttatgaggtcaaattatgtatatatgttcattatattgtgtttatgtatatgtgtattataaacatgaattttatgtattatgaacatgaattatgcatattaattgTGAAATCGAATTCTGTCTACCGAATCAAGATCCACAGTGCGGGaccctgatccacgatataaattgcccaacAACACAAGGTGGACCAATAGGCTTAGTGTTACCAATGTTATCAGTTTCCAGTGTGATTTATTTTAGAAGCTAagttagtttttatttttatttttattttttgattctaTGCCCCAATAGGGTAATCATGCAATAGTTATACTGTGGACTAAGGTTTACCTTGTAAGGTGACTCCTAGTTCAAAATGACAATGTTTCATTTGTTAAAATTCGCATCCGATGTGTTTTTGAACATTAAGTTTTGAATTTCTGAACATAttagtttaacattaaattttgagtttctgatgaatatatataagaCATGTTATGAACATGTAACAAAGTAAATGTTGTAGTGTTTAGTTTATGAACTATATTGTTTACTTTTTGAACATCAAgctaaattttgaaaagaatCTCCGGCgcctacaaaaaaaaaatagtgacttAAGTGCCAAGTTCTTCTATCTTGTTTTGAGTaacaatctctctctctctctccccctcttGTTCTTCAGTGACAAGCTTTTGGATCCTTTCTTTTACCTTGTTTTCTTTGCCTTCATTTTTCTCAGTGTCCAACCAGCTTCCCTTTCATCTATCATTTCTCATTTCTTTGGGTTCTCTCCTGCCTGATATATCATTACTACGGTAACGTCATCCTCAAAACAAAAGGGTATAGTATAGAATCAACGTATGCATCCATGCATGACACTTGACGAGGAAGGGGAATGGGAACCGGAGTTCATGGAAGAACTATACTAGTTGGGAAGAGCCTCACAGAGAAACCTATAAAGTtcataatatcataataatacatatatacacatactgAACCACACCATCTCACCATTATTACTTACCAAGCTAGCTAAGTGGAAAAACACATGCCAATGTGAGTTTCCATTATTCACCACTCTAggaataaatatacaaattttaggAACAGATCCATGCAGTTATCCCTCTAATATATTACACATACACCATATATGCTGCTAGCTCATGAAGCCTTTGAACATGCATGAAAGCCAACCAATGAATCGGCAACCATATAAGCAAACACTTAGCTTCCTTCAGCATCTGGATTTAagttgaaaaacaaaattatatacaaTAACACAAACTAGTATTTATATACAATACCACTTGCCTTCTTAAGTTTGCCTCCAACATATAACAAAGAGCTTAagaatcttcttcttctctggaTGGTCCTTCTTCATTAGGATCAGAGGTTTCTGACATCAACAGTTGAATTGTTAAGAAGGGAAAATACAAGTAATCAACAATACAATAAGAGAGTGCAACCTTAAGAAACTAaatgagagaaagagagagaccTGCAACACTATTGGAAGGCATTTTGTGAACCACCACTTGTATCGTGTCATTCCCAGAGTCGCGTTGCCCTTCCTCAATTTCCCGAGCAGAAGCTTCAACCGAAGGGAGACAACCCATTATTTCAATCAACTGTAGTGTGGTAATGCCTTCAAAGTCACTCGGAATCTCTTTCAAGTTAAAACACCTCGAAAGGAGTAGGCGCTCTAGTACTGGAAAGTTCACATATGTAGCTTCCCATTCCACAAGACTAGAGTAATCAATGTACAAATACTTCAATGAAcagaaaatatattcttcctcCTCATCCACCAACTTCCACTCTCTTCCTACACATGCTTGAAAAATGAGTTTGAGTACCTCGAGCTTATGCAACTTTGCAAGAAGATTCACATCCTTCCACAAGATCTCAGTACACATAAGCTTCAACTTCTTAAGGCCATGCAAAGAAGCTATATTATCAACAGAACTGGCAGGTGTATGAATCGTTTGAGAAGCGTTAAAACCTTGAAAATCAATGCTTAGTGATTCAAGCTGAGGAAGAAAGGCAAGGTTCTCACCATACAGTATGAAATAAGATCTTTCACCTGTAATGCTTAGTTTCCTCAAGTGTGGAATCTTGGCAAAGACTTGCTGCAAGCACTGAACAGGGCTTATCGATGAAACACTATGCAAGTTTTCATGGACAAACGTGGGAGGAAATAGCTCACAACTAGGCCAACATTTAAGGTATCTTAGTTGTGGCAACTCATCAAGAATGAATGATGGGAATGGATCTTTCATACCCTGATAACCAGCTGAAATCTGAAGGGTATGTAGATTTCGAGCTTTGGATATAGTGAAATTGGTTAGAGGAAAGCCAATGGTGAGAGAAAGGTGCCGCAAATGAACAAGATCTGCAATCCAACTACTTAGACTGCCCAACTCTTCTAGGCACTCAAATGAAGACATCTCCAATACTCTTAGCAGCTTTAGATTCGAAGACACTTGTAGCAGATCTGAGATGTGTTTCCTTGATCCAAGTTTTGGTTTAAAAATACCATGTTTCATTAGTTCTATTGCTTCTTTATCTTCCTCAAAATAGAGAAAGGAACGACAGTTTTTGAAACAAGCATAAAGAGAAGGATCACTGTAACTCTCTTTCTGTGCTGTTATCCAACGTTGGCGAGAAGAAGCCATTTCTCTGTCACCAACCACATACAGAAGATTCTCTTTTTGAGCTTCTCTTTTAGACAAGTCATGGAGAAGATCATGGACCATACACGTTCTGATTGTTCCATATGAACTTTTTCTGTCTCCCACAAGAACTAGATTTCTGTCTATGAGTTCATGTAAATGCTTTTCACCCACTACTCTTTCATTCTCCCCTTCCTTTACAAATCCTTCAGCAATCCAAAGCCTAACAAGTTTCTTCGCAATGAGAGGATAGTTTTTTGGGAAAAATCCAAAATACAAAAAGCAGGATTTCAGGTAATGAGGCAAATGGTTGTAGCTCAAAGCCAGTATATCTGCGCAACGTTCAGCAATAGGTTCTCTCTCTAGGGAATCTATAGCCTTCTCGACGTTCTTCCATTCTTCTAGCGTCGCTAGTTTGGAAAAGAGCCCTGCTGCCACATTTACTGCTAGAGGTAATCCATAACATTTCTCAACAACTTTTTTCCCAATCATCTCAAACTCCACCTGGTTTGAAATTTCTACCAAGAAATTCTTCATTCTAAACAAATCCCAACTCTCCTCTGGGTTAAAGAAACGCATCTGGTAACAATTGATAGTAGTAGCTGCAGCCTGGGCCACATTTTTGAGGCGAGTTGTCAATAATACTCGACTTCCATTACAATCATCTGGAAAGCAACTCCGCACATCATTCCAAGCATCAATGCTCCACACATCATCCAACAGAATTAGATATCTGTTACGCTCCAGATGCTTGTAGATCTGCTTTTCTATGTTATCTGAAT
This portion of the Ipomoea triloba cultivar NCNSP0323 chromosome 5, ASM357664v1 genome encodes:
- the LOC116019873 gene encoding putative late blight resistance protein homolog R1B-14, which codes for MAHVAVTSLLRTIELEFFQSQPRPLPQHQKQIITDCTDLIESLRESLRFVQSSLEELQGLDAKGREKLPRDLGAKLRDFALNAEDGIESELSHIYLAEPVPGELVPSSEEPQPPSPATLHQVLQRAVDEIDRIKEELTSIKDKIDQAEDWAAQSHAADEPPEEIMVGKRDELTATKDLLISGRTSNNRLEVVAVHGMGGIGKTVLAKSIYEDKSIKNHFDKCAWVVISQHYNKDEMLPRLLKSLVQDQEQPQYDSDNIEKQIYKHLERNRYLILLDDVWSIDAWNDVRSCFPDDCNGSRVLLTTRLKNVAQAAATTINCYQMRFFNPEESWDLFRMKNFLVEISNQVEFEMIGKKVVEKCYGLPLAVNVAAGLFSKLATLEEWKNVEKAIDSLEREPIAERCADILALSYNHLPHYLKSCFLYFGFFPKNYPLIAKKLVRLWIAEGFVKEGENERVVGEKHLHELIDRNLVLVGDRKSSYGTIRTCMVHDLLHDLSKREAQKENLLYVVGDREMASSRQRWITAQKESYSDPSLYACFKNCRSFLYFEEDKEAIELMKHGIFKPKLGSRKHISDLLQVSSNLKLLRVLEMSSFECLEELGSLSSWIADLVHLRHLSLTIGFPLTNFTISKARNLHTLQISAGYQGMKDPFPSFILDELPQLRYLKCWPSCELFPPTFVHENLHSVSSISPVQCLQQVFAKIPHLRKLSITGERSYFILYGENLAFLPQLESLSIDFQGFNASQTIHTPASSVDNIASLHGLKKLKLMCTEILWKDVNLLAKLHKLEVLKLIFQACVGREWKLVDEEEEYIFCSLKYLYIDYSSLVEWEATYVNFPVLERLLLSRCFNLKEIPSDFEGITTLQLIEIMGCLPSVEASAREIEEGQRDSGNDTIQVVVHKMPSNSVAETSDPNEEGPSREEEDS